Proteins encoded by one window of Chloroflexota bacterium:
- a CDS encoding SRPBCC family protein: MSDNSTRISHHVNAPREMVYRALLDAHAVAKWKVPDGMTCQVHEFEAREGGSIRISLTYDEPTGTGKTTSHTDTYHGRFVKLVPNKQVVEVDEFETTDPALHGEMTVTITLTDADGGTDVLGVHEGLPRGVSIADNELGWRLALAKLAALVEAG; encoded by the coding sequence ATGAGCGATAACTCAACCCGCATCAGTCACCACGTGAACGCGCCTCGCGAGATGGTCTATCGTGCGCTTCTCGATGCGCATGCGGTCGCGAAGTGGAAAGTACCGGACGGCATGACCTGCCAGGTGCATGAGTTCGAAGCACGCGAAGGTGGCTCAATCAGAATCTCACTCACCTATGACGAGCCGACTGGGACTGGCAAGACGACCTCGCATACCGACACGTACCACGGCCGCTTCGTGAAGCTCGTGCCCAACAAGCAGGTTGTCGAAGTGGACGAGTTCGAGACGACAGATCCGGCGCTGCACGGCGAGATGACGGTCACTATCACGCTTACTGATGCCGACGGTGGCACTGATGTCCTTGGCGTGCACGAGGGGCTGCCTCGCGGCGTTTCGATCGCCGACAACGAGCTTGGCTGGCGGTTGGCACTCGCGAAGCTCGCGGCGCTCGTCGA